The window TTCCTTCTTCCATGGTATCGCTCAATCTAGGCATGTTGATTACTTCTGCCATCTAATTATAATTTATGTTGTAAAAATGGATAGTCCTCTTGCTCGTAAACCGTGTCGTACAATTGCTCCAATGGAGGAAAGTCCGACTCTTCGGCAAATTTCTCGCACTCCTTCACCAAATCCTTCACCTTCTTGTCAATCTTCTTAAGGTCGTCTTCGGTGGCATAACCTTTCTCAAGGATGACGTCTTTTACCTGAGTGATTGGGTCTATCTTTTTATACTCTTCTACTTCTTCTTTTGTTCTGTAATGCTGCGCATCCGACATGGAGTGACCGCGATACCTGTAGGTTTTCATCTCCAAGAAGGTTGGACCGCCCCCTGTTCTGGCACGTTCAATGGCTTTGTCCATTTCTTTCGCTACGATGGCAGGATCCATTCCATCCACAGGGCCGCATGGCATCTCATAACCAAGACCCAATTTCCAGATATCGGTGGAGTGTGATGTACGCGCCACTGAAGTTCCCATGGCATAACCATTGTTCTCACACACAAAAACTACGGGCAATTGCCACAACATGGCCAAGTTAAAGGCTTCGTGCAGCGAACCCTGTCTTACAGCACCATCACCCATATAACAAAGGGTTACAGAATCCCTTTTAAAATATTTGTCGGCAAACGCCAAACCGGCTCCTAGAGGGATTTGTCCCCCTACGATACCGTGTCCACCATAAAAGCGGTGTTCTTTGGAGAATATGTGCATGGAACCTCCCATTCCTTTGGAAGTACCTGTTACTTTTCCATACAGTTCCGCCATAACTTTTCTTGGGTCCACTCCCATACCTATCGGCTGGACGTGGTTTCGATAAGCAGTGATCATACGGTCCTTTTCAAGGTCCATGGCATGAAGCGCACCTGCCAAAACGGCTTCCTGACCATTGTACAGGTGAAGAAACCCTCTTACTTTTTGTTGAATATACACAGCGGCAAGTTTATCCTCGAATTTCCTCCAGAAAAACATGTCCTCATACCATTTAAGGTAAACTTCTTTGGTGATTTTTTTCATCTACAGTAGTATTAAATGAATTTCCCCTGTGGTCGGGGACAGCAAAAATACATATATATCTGTTTTGGAAAAAGATTTGAATTAAGAATCATTCAAAAATGAGCCATCGAAGACCAAGGGCAGTATATCGCCCATGGAGCTACATTTGTAAATGGGGCCTTTTTCCGATCCCATAATGAGGGATATGGGCGACTGTTGCCTCTGCTCATATTCGACAATGGATTGCCTACAGTTGCCACAAGGCGCAGCCGGAATCGCATCGGCTTTCATCGAGGGCAAGGTACTGATTGCTATTGCAGTGATTGGAACTCCTGGATATCTGGCACCTGCCTGAAAAACCGCTACCCTTTCTGCACAAAGGCCCGATGGATAGGAAGCATTTTCCTGATTGTTGCCTATAACGACTTCGCCATTTTCCAAAAGTACTGCCGCGCCTACCTTGAATTTGGAATAGGGTGCGTAGGCGTCGGAGCGAGCCGTTATGGCATCCTTTAACAATTTTTGATCGTTTTGTGACAAGTCTGATAGCGTATCGAAGATGAGCAGATCAAAAGCAATTTTCTTTTTTTTCATGTACTGTCGCGTGTATTCCAAAAATAAGAAAACCTGTCCGAGGACAGGTTTTTTTGTGTTATGTATTTTGCTATGCTTTTAGTCGTTGTAAAACTCCTCACCGATATCGAACCTAAGCGAGAATCGCAAGGTGTTTTCCAATGGGTTTCTAACTTGTGAGGTGGAGAAGAGATAGGAAAGGTCGATTTGGGCTGTTTTGTACTTAAATCCAGCCCCAAGCGTAAAGAATTTTCTTGAACCTTTTTCCTCGCTCTCGTTAAAATAACCACTGC is drawn from Flagellimonas sp. MMG031 and contains these coding sequences:
- the pdhA gene encoding pyruvate dehydrogenase (acetyl-transferring) E1 component subunit alpha — protein: MKKITKEVYLKWYEDMFFWRKFEDKLAAVYIQQKVRGFLHLYNGQEAVLAGALHAMDLEKDRMITAYRNHVQPIGMGVDPRKVMAELYGKVTGTSKGMGGSMHIFSKEHRFYGGHGIVGGQIPLGAGLAFADKYFKRDSVTLCYMGDGAVRQGSLHEAFNLAMLWQLPVVFVCENNGYAMGTSVARTSHSTDIWKLGLGYEMPCGPVDGMDPAIVAKEMDKAIERARTGGGPTFLEMKTYRYRGHSMSDAQHYRTKEEVEEYKKIDPITQVKDVILEKGYATEDDLKKIDKKVKDLVKECEKFAEESDFPPLEQLYDTVYEQEDYPFLQHKL
- the cdd gene encoding cytidine deaminase — encoded protein: MKKKKIAFDLLIFDTLSDLSQNDQKLLKDAITARSDAYAPYSKFKVGAAVLLENGEVVIGNNQENASYPSGLCAERVAVFQAGARYPGVPITAIAISTLPSMKADAIPAAPCGNCRQSIVEYEQRQQSPISLIMGSEKGPIYKCSSMGDILPLVFDGSFLNDS